In Triticum urartu cultivar G1812 chromosome 6, Tu2.1, whole genome shotgun sequence, the following proteins share a genomic window:
- the LOC125516040 gene encoding uncharacterized protein LOC125516040 — protein MEGSKDMQESDTEPVVKVPREPAIIINGVPDLPPEFASGSQLAVRDAPRPRVDHRFGEWLEGRKVRKRFGDIYYVGKVVKYDSQRNWYTVVYDDGDQEDLEWHELEEILLPLDITIPLKTLVMDKFKHQNVVPGYRTKVARARTNVASNQVVVRAVNGQQSNNLPLPGLLQASASAGENALVCLKPSDQPKKRGRPRKDRSTSGELSKQGSTSGDIQPKKRGRPPKEPGEKSIDRRKLETVRAEKLKRESMLLRGPPPGSQ, from the coding sequence ATGGAGGGGAGCAAGGACATGCAAGAGTCAGACACTGAACCTGTTGTTAAAGTACCCAGAGAGCCTGCCATCATTATCAATGGTGTCCCAGACTTGCCTCCTGAATTCGCATCTGGTTCACAACTTGCAGTAAGAGACGCTCCGCGACCTCGAGTCGATCATCGCTTTGGTGAATGGCTAGAAGGGCGGAAAGTGAGAAAGCGGTTTGGAGACATATACTATGTAGGGAAAGTTGTCAAGTATGACAGTCAAAGAAATTGGTACACCGTTGTCTACGACGATGGAGACCAGGAAGATCTTGAGTGGCACGAACTGGAGGAGATCCTGCTACCGTTGGACATCACCATTCCGCTCAAAACACTTGTGATGGACAAATTCAAACATCAGAATGTTGTTCCCGGCTACAGAACTAAGGTGGCTAGAGCAAGAACTAATGTTGCTAGCAATCAGGTGGTGGTTAGAGCAGTAAATGGCCAACAGTCAAACAACCTACCGCTCCCAGGGTTGCTTCAGGCGTCAGCATCAGCAGGAGAAAATGCTCTAGTATGTCTGAAACCTAGCGATCAACCTAAGAAAAGGGGCAGGCCTCGAAAGGATAGAAGTACATCAGGTGAGCTTTCAAAACAAGGAAGTACATCAGGTGATATTCAACCTAAAAAAAGAGGCAGACCTCCAAAAGAACCTGGAGAAAAGAGTATTGATAGGCGCAAGTTAGAGACTGTCAGGGCAGAAAAACTGAAGAGAGAAAGCATGCTTCTGCGAGGGCCACCACCTGGAAGCCAGTAA
- the LOC125517194 gene encoding receptor like protein 21-like encodes MAIRKNRGAEQHAEISTLVALKSLNLSWNNFKGNIPENIGALIQVESLDLSHNELSGEIPSSLSALTSLSRLNLSYNNLGGKIPTGNQLQTLEDQASIYVGNPSLCGPPLSRRCPHPEPIPGENDGDASDDLVSFFLAMGSGYVMGLWVVFCTFLFKRRWRVLWYLLCDSLYDWVYVHVAVTWSSFRGKING; translated from the exons ATGGCCATAAGAAAAAACAGAGGAGCAGAGCAGCACGCAG AAATCAGTACTCTTGTCGCATTGAAGAGCCTGAACTTATCATGGAACAACTTCAAGGGAAATATACCTGAGAATATTGGAGCCTTAATTCAAGTGGAATCACTCGACCTATCACACAATGAGCTGTCCGGCGAAATCCCTTCAAGCTTGTCGGCTCTCACATCATTGAGTCGCCTGAACCTGTCCTACAACAATCTGGGAGGAAAGATACCAACTGGAAATCAACTGCAAACACTTGAAGACCAAGCATCTATTTATGTTGGCAACCCAAGTCTCTGCGGGCCTCCTCTCTCTCGGAGATGTCCACATCCCGAGCCAATTCCAGGAGAAAACGACGGAGATGCAAGCGATGACTTGGTTTCGTTTTTCCTCGCCATGGGCTCTGGATATGTGATGGGTCTCTGGGTGGTCTTCTGTACCTTCTTATTCAAGAGGAGATGGAGAGTTTTGTGGTACTTGCTCTGTGACAGCCTGTATGATTGGGTTTATGTGCATGTGGCTGTTACCTGGAGTTCCTTTAGAGGTAAAATCAATGGGTAG